A genomic region of Arachis stenosperma cultivar V10309 chromosome 9, arast.V10309.gnm1.PFL2, whole genome shotgun sequence contains the following coding sequences:
- the LOC130947745 gene encoding uncharacterized protein LOC130947745, translating into MRRFLVANELWEIVDNGFEVPVANAQLNDGQQQTLRENSSKDAKALFTIQSVVSDKVFPTIMNATTAKEAWDTLQLGYHRTKEVRTDYNPEYARLYAALRTGDWHGTREFLNGHEGALTARISHEGKRALHVAALFGHRHIVEQLLQLMSADNVKLRDNRGLTALHEATYGKDVQLVKCLVEKGNRELLTIPSNTGWIPLTRALSVGNKEMAAYLFSVTPWEELTPEKGYNGVRILIMCYYSQILLDKALELLRYCPKLAVIPLPASHRGRESTLLEALASVPSAFPSGRQLTFWERWIFRRRRNICKVDKSKLTYKHPHELLEIACKELFKLNIAELENSRAHLAVIQAAKMGIPEFIKEVTKEHPQLFWGWPDENPRNAIFVGVEYRQASVFDLIHGTVWKNALAEMNDGNGDTLLHMAGLLAPSAQLHDISGAALQMQRELQWFKEVESITPALRKQSLNNDKKTARQLFTEEHKDLVKQGEKWMKGTATSFSLVAALVATVVFAAAFTVPGGNDQITGYPIFSKKKAFVVFVLSDAISLFSSSTSIIMFLGILTSRYAEDDFLKALPLKLITGLLTLFISMASMLVAFSAALFVMLHGKAWIVIPLSFLACVPIASFIWLQFPLFVEITMSTFGPSIFDRNANKHWLTR; encoded by the exons ATGAGACGCTTCCTAGTGGCAAATGAATTGTGGGAAATTGTGGACAATGGTTTTGAAGTTCCAGTAGCGAACGCACAATTAAATGATGGGCAACAACAAACTTTGAGAGAAAATTCCTCTAAAGATGCAAAGGCTCTCTTCACCATCCAATCTGTAGTCTCAGATAAAGTTTTTCCAACCATTATGAATGCCACTACAGCCAAGGAAGCCTGGGACACATTGCAGCTTGGGTATCATCGCACAAAG GAAGTGAGGACGGATTACAATCCAGAATACGCACGATTATATGCGGCATTGCGCACTGGTGATTGGCACGGCACTCGTGAATTTCTTAACGGGCATGAGGGAGCATTGACTGCAAGAATTTCGCACGAGGGTAAGAGAGCTCTTCACGTTGCAGCTCTATTCGGGCACCGCCACATCGTGGAGCAACTGTTGCAGTTAATGTCAGCAGACAACGTTAAACTGAGAGACAATAGAGGACTCACGGCTCTTCATGAAGCTACTTACGGTAAAGACGTCCAGCTGGTAAAATGCCTTGTCGAAAAAGGCAACAGGGAATTACTTACTATTCCTTCAAACACTGGTTGGATTCCCCTCACACGTGCTCTTAGCGTTGGTAACAAGGAAATGGCTGCTTATCTTTTTTCAGTCACACCATGGGAAGAATTAACACCTGAAAAGGGATATAATGGGGTTAGAATTCTCATCATGTGCTATTATTCTCAGATATTGTTAG ATAAGGCTCTAGAATTGCTGCGTTATTGCCCAAAGTTAGCAGTAATACCGTTACCAGCAAGCCATCGTGGGCGTGAATCAACTCTTTTGGAGGCTTTGGCAAGTGTACCTTCTGCCTTTCCTAGTGGGCGTCAACTCACGTTCTGGGAAAGATGGATCTTTAGAA GAAGACGGAATATATGCAAGGTTGATAAATCAAAGTTAACCTATAAGCACCCTCATGAGCTTCTAGAGATTGCATGTAAAGAGctattcaaattaaatatagcagaacttgaaaATAGTCGAGCACATCTCGCAGTAATTCAAGCTGCCAAAATGGGGATCCCAGAGTTTATCAAGGAAGTGACAAAGGAGCACCCACAACTCTTCTGGGGATGGCCAGACGAAAATCCGAGAAACGCTATATTTGTTGGTGTTGAATATCGCCAAGCCAGTGTTTTTGATCTTATTCACGGTACGGTTTGGAAAAATGCACTTGCGGAGATGAATGACGGGAATGGTGACACTCTGCTTCACATGGCAGGACTGTTAGCTCCGAGCGCACAGCTTCATGATATCTCTGGTGCTGCTTTACAAATGCAAAGAGAATTGCAGTGGTTTAAG GAAGTGGAGAGTATCACGCCAGCTCTAAGAAAGCAATCTCTAAACAACGATAAGAAAACTGCTCGACAATTGTTTACAGAGGAACACAAAGATTTGGTGAAACAAGGTGAGAAATGGATGAAAGGAACAGCCACTTCATTTAGTCTTGTAGCTGCTCTTGTAGCCACGGTGGTTTTTGCGGCTGCATTTACAGTTCCAGGTGGTAATGACCAGATCACAGGTTACCCTATTTTCTCAAAGAAAAAGGCATTTGTGGTGTTTGTATTATCTGATGCAATATCgctcttttcttcttcaactTCCATAATCATGTTCTTAGGCATTCTCACTTCCCGTTATGCTGAAGATGATTTTCTCAAGGCATTACCTTTGAAGCTTATCACAGGCCTTCTGACTTTATTTATCTCCATGGCATCCATGTTGGTAGCATTTTCTGCGGCGCTCTTTGTTATGCTTCACGGGAAAGCATGGATTGTTATACCTTTAAGTTTTCTTGCTTGTGTTCCAATTGCTTCCTTCATTTGGTTGCAGTTTCCTCTTTTTGTGGAGATCACAATGTCAACCTTCGGGCCAAGCATCTTTGATAGGAATGCTAATAAGCACTGGCTCACTCGATAA